The Streptomyces sp. NBC_00162 genome window below encodes:
- a CDS encoding TIGR03086 family metal-binding protein yields the protein MTETEQFTATASTPSTPSASAAVDTRPDLAAAVALAGRTLAAVRPEQYDSPTPCAEFDVRRLSSHLVGVLRRISVIGRGEDPFSVPSFADELADGEWAAAWEPAAREAARVWADPGVLDRDLRLPMGVRPGVVAAAVYTNELIVHTWDLATATGQRPDWDTDLLERLVEVVRRALPAETRGGRIPFAEVVPVAADASALDRLVAWSGRRP from the coding sequence ATGACCGAAACCGAGCAGTTCACCGCCACCGCTTCCACCCCTTCCACCCCGTCCGCCTCCGCCGCCGTCGACACCCGTCCGGATCTGGCGGCTGCCGTCGCCCTCGCCGGGCGCACCCTCGCCGCCGTCCGGCCGGAACAGTACGACTCCCCCACGCCCTGCGCCGAGTTCGACGTCCGGCGCCTGTCGAGCCACCTCGTCGGGGTGCTGCGGCGGATCTCGGTGATCGGGCGCGGTGAGGACCCCTTCAGCGTTCCCTCCTTCGCCGACGAGCTCGCGGACGGTGAGTGGGCGGCCGCCTGGGAACCGGCCGCGCGTGAGGCGGCGCGGGTGTGGGCGGACCCGGGCGTGCTGGACCGCGACCTGCGCCTGCCGATGGGGGTCCGGCCCGGGGTGGTCGCCGCGGCCGTGTACACCAACGAACTGATCGTGCACACCTGGGACCTCGCCACCGCCACCGGACAGCGGCCGGACTGGGACACCGACCTGCTGGAGCGGCTGGTCGAGGTGGTACGCCGGGCACTGCCGGCCGAAACCCGCGGCGGCCGCATCCCGTTCGCCGAGGTGGTCCCCGTGGCCGCGGACGCCTCCGCCCTCGACCGGCTGGTGGCCTGGTCCGGCCGCCGCCCCTGA
- a CDS encoding RNA-guided endonuclease InsQ/TnpB family protein, translating into MSQGTLSKRQFGHRARLALDPALSRKTDDQAHAARTMWNLLHAWWRMMPKDERTLANADAAIRQARKDIDFLAVLPAQAAQAVLKTYFQAWKNCWDGRADAPNFKGRFRSVMSVDIPQGRDLNITRVHRRWGVVNIPKVGRVRFRWTKDLPVGKRANSDNRITGARLVRDALGWHIAFRVQTFERKPEPHTGPEIGIDVGITVPLALSDGTTYGHDEWLTAKEKARLLRLEQRAAQREIARKRGERTSGRLRTTYDQIAGLRAKAKRRAIDWQHQTTIDIAKKYGTVVVEALHITNMVKSARGTAREPGKNVAQKSGLNRSISGEAWGRTVTMLTYKTARQGGTLVKVPAPHTSRRCSACGFITPGSRENQATFVCKNPDCGWSGNADHNASRNVLHLYQMGLALIPAAGRAVARRARRVKPATAR; encoded by the coding sequence GTGAGTCAAGGGACCTTGTCCAAGCGGCAGTTCGGGCATCGCGCCCGGCTGGCGCTTGACCCTGCGCTCTCACGGAAGACCGATGACCAGGCGCACGCCGCCCGAACCATGTGGAACCTCCTTCACGCGTGGTGGCGGATGATGCCGAAGGATGAACGGACTCTGGCGAACGCGGACGCCGCGATACGCCAGGCCCGCAAGGACATCGACTTCCTCGCTGTTCTTCCCGCGCAGGCCGCGCAGGCGGTTTTGAAGACGTACTTCCAAGCGTGGAAGAACTGCTGGGACGGACGTGCGGATGCTCCGAACTTCAAGGGCCGGTTCAGGTCGGTGATGTCGGTGGACATCCCGCAGGGCCGGGACCTGAACATCACCCGAGTGCACCGCCGCTGGGGCGTGGTCAACATCCCCAAGGTCGGACGTGTCCGCTTCCGGTGGACCAAGGACCTGCCCGTGGGCAAGCGCGCCAACAGCGACAACCGGATCACTGGGGCCCGTCTGGTCAGGGACGCCCTCGGCTGGCACATCGCCTTCCGCGTCCAGACCTTTGAGCGCAAGCCCGAGCCGCACACCGGCCCGGAGATCGGTATCGACGTCGGTATCACCGTGCCCCTGGCCCTTTCCGACGGCACCACCTACGGGCACGACGAGTGGTTGACCGCCAAGGAGAAGGCCAGACTCCTCCGGCTGGAGCAGCGCGCCGCACAACGCGAGATCGCCCGGAAGCGCGGGGAACGTACCTCCGGGCGGCTGCGGACCACGTATGACCAGATCGCAGGACTCCGTGCGAAAGCCAAGCGCAGGGCCATCGACTGGCAGCATCAGACCACCATCGACATCGCCAAGAAGTACGGCACCGTGGTGGTTGAAGCACTCCACATCACGAACATGGTCAAGTCCGCCAGAGGCACCGCCCGGGAGCCGGGGAAGAACGTCGCCCAGAAGTCCGGCCTCAACCGCTCCATCAGCGGCGAGGCCTGGGGCCGGACCGTAACGATGCTGACGTACAAGACCGCCCGCCAGGGCGGCACCCTCGTCAAAGTCCCCGCACCCCACACGTCACGGCGCTGTTCAGCCTGCGGCTTCATCACGCCGGGCAGCCGCGAGAACCAGGCCACGTTCGTGTGCAAGAACCCCGACTGCGGATGGTCGGGCAACGCCGACCACAACGCGTCCCGGAACGTCTTGCACCTGTACCAGATGGGCCTCGCGCTCATCCCGGCTGCCGGGAGGGCAGTCGCCAGGCGCGCCCGTCGCGTCAAACCCGCCACCGCAAGGTAG
- a CDS encoding discoidin domain-containing protein, whose protein sequence is MPLLSDRPPRLTVAALAAALVAALLVLLPGTAAQAAPVLLSQGKPVTASSLEGAGTPAGAAVDGDNGTRWSSQFADPQWIQVDLGAPAQLSQVVLRWEAAYAKAYRVELSTDGSNWSTAYTTTASTGGVQTHDITGTARYVRVYGTQRATGYGYSLWEFQVYGTGGTDPAIPGGGDLGPNVIVFDPSTPNIQGKLDEVFRQQESAQFGSGRYQFLFKPGAYNGLNAQIGFYTSISGLGLSPDDTTINGDVTVDAGWFGGNATQNFWRSAENLALNPVNGTDRWAVSQAAPFRRMHVKGGLNLAPDGFGWASGGYIADSKIDGQIGNYSQQQWYTRDSSIGGWSNAVWNQVFSGTQGAPAQSYPNPPYTTLDTTPVSREKPFLYLDGAEYKVFVPAKRTAARGTSWGNGAPQGSSIPLSRFYVVKPGASAATINAALAQGLHLLFTPGVYHVDRTIQVNRPDTVVLGLGLATIVPDNGVTAMKVADVDGVKLAGFLIDAGTVNSPSLLEVGPAGAATDHVANPTTVQDVFIRVGGAGAGKATLGMVINNHDTIVDHTWIWRADHGDGVGWETNRSDYGFRVNGDDVLATGLFVEHFNKYDVEWNGERGRTIFFQNEKAYDAPNQAAIQNGPVKGYAAYKVAESVNTHEGWGLGSYCYYNVDPTIRQDHGFQAPVKPGVRFHDLLVVSLGGNGQYEHVINGIGAPTSGTSTVPSTVLSFP, encoded by the coding sequence ATGCCCCTCCTCTCCGATCGCCCGCCGCGACTGACCGTCGCGGCGCTCGCCGCCGCACTGGTCGCGGCCCTCCTCGTGCTGCTGCCGGGCACCGCCGCCCAGGCGGCCCCCGTACTGCTCTCGCAGGGCAAGCCCGTCACCGCCTCCAGCCTGGAGGGCGCCGGCACACCGGCCGGCGCGGCCGTCGACGGCGACAACGGCACCCGCTGGTCGAGCCAGTTCGCCGACCCCCAGTGGATACAGGTCGACCTCGGCGCCCCGGCGCAGCTGAGCCAGGTGGTGCTGCGCTGGGAGGCGGCGTACGCGAAGGCGTACCGGGTCGAGCTGTCCACCGACGGCTCCAACTGGTCCACCGCGTACACGACGACCGCGAGCACCGGTGGAGTCCAGACCCACGACATCACGGGCACCGCCCGCTACGTCCGCGTGTACGGCACCCAGCGGGCCACCGGTTACGGCTACTCGCTCTGGGAGTTCCAGGTCTACGGCACCGGCGGCACCGACCCGGCCATCCCCGGCGGCGGCGACCTCGGGCCGAACGTGATCGTCTTCGATCCGTCCACCCCGAACATCCAGGGCAAGCTGGACGAGGTCTTCCGGCAGCAGGAGTCGGCCCAGTTCGGCTCCGGCCGCTACCAGTTCCTGTTCAAGCCGGGCGCGTACAACGGCCTCAACGCCCAGATCGGCTTCTACACCTCGATCTCCGGTCTCGGCCTGAGCCCCGACGACACCACCATCAACGGTGACGTCACCGTCGACGCCGGCTGGTTCGGCGGCAACGCCACCCAGAACTTCTGGCGTTCGGCCGAGAACCTGGCCCTGAACCCAGTCAACGGCACCGACCGCTGGGCCGTCTCGCAGGCGGCGCCGTTCCGCCGGATGCACGTCAAGGGCGGGCTCAACCTGGCGCCCGACGGCTTCGGCTGGGCCTCGGGCGGCTACATCGCCGACTCGAAGATCGACGGCCAGATCGGCAACTACTCGCAGCAGCAGTGGTACACCCGTGACAGCTCGATCGGCGGCTGGTCCAACGCCGTCTGGAACCAGGTGTTCTCCGGGACCCAGGGCGCGCCGGCGCAGTCGTATCCGAACCCGCCCTACACCACCCTGGACACCACCCCCGTCTCCCGGGAGAAGCCCTTCCTCTACCTGGACGGCGCCGAGTACAAGGTCTTCGTCCCGGCAAAGCGCACCGCTGCCCGCGGCACCTCCTGGGGCAACGGCGCACCGCAGGGGAGCTCGATCCCGCTCAGCCGGTTCTACGTGGTCAAGCCGGGTGCGAGCGCGGCGACCATCAACGCGGCGCTGGCCCAGGGCCTGCACCTGCTGTTCACCCCCGGCGTCTACCACGTGGACCGGACCATCCAGGTCAACCGTCCGGACACGGTCGTCCTGGGCCTCGGCCTCGCCACGATCGTCCCGGACAACGGGGTGACGGCGATGAAGGTCGCCGACGTGGACGGCGTGAAGCTCGCCGGATTCCTGATCGACGCGGGCACCGTGAACTCGCCCAGCCTCCTGGAGGTCGGCCCCGCCGGTGCCGCGACGGACCACGTGGCGAACCCGACCACCGTGCAGGACGTGTTCATCCGGGTCGGCGGCGCGGGCGCGGGCAAGGCCACGCTCGGCATGGTCATCAACAACCACGACACGATCGTCGACCACACCTGGATCTGGCGGGCCGACCACGGCGACGGGGTGGGCTGGGAGACCAACCGCTCCGACTACGGGTTCCGGGTGAACGGCGACGACGTCCTGGCCACCGGGCTGTTCGTCGAGCACTTCAACAAGTACGACGTGGAGTGGAACGGGGAGCGCGGGCGCACGATCTTCTTCCAGAACGAGAAGGCCTACGACGCGCCCAACCAGGCCGCCATCCAGAACGGCCCAGTCAAGGGCTACGCGGCCTACAAGGTGGCCGAATCCGTGAACACCCACGAGGGCTGGGGCCTGGGCAGTTACTGCTACTACAACGTGGACCCGACGATCCGTCAGGACCACGGCTTCCAGGCGCCGGTGAAACCCGGCGTGAGGTTCCACGACCTGCTCGTCGTCTCGCTGGGCGGCAACGGCCAGTACGAGCACGTCATCAACGGCATCGGCGCCCCCACCTCGGGGACGTCGACGGTTCCCTCGACCGTCCTCTCGTTCCCCTGA
- a CDS encoding helix-turn-helix transcriptional regulator → MKADRLVATLLFLQERGRVTVPEVAAELDVSERTARRDLEALAAAGIPVYSQRGRGGGWSLVGGARTNLTGLTADEIRALFLVAGPLATTPELRTALRKLVQALPATLRGGAEAASRAAAVDGTDWSRNPVTADAPHRAALQRAVVDGTRIRLGYAGAGKPAGVREVDPLGLVAKAGVDYLVAGTEKGLRTFRLSRVTSVEPTGEPAHRPPGFDLATAWRELAGAMEDRLYAVTARARVAPGAVALLARLSGGRLRVGGPLPDGWTEVWVDGPAPRALAAHLSGLGARIEVLEPPEVRELLARLGAELAGLYGPPPDEGPG, encoded by the coding sequence ATGAAGGCTGACCGGCTGGTGGCGACCCTGCTCTTCCTCCAGGAGCGCGGGCGCGTCACCGTCCCCGAAGTGGCCGCCGAACTCGACGTCTCGGAGCGGACGGCGCGGCGCGACCTGGAGGCACTGGCCGCGGCCGGGATCCCCGTCTACTCACAGCGCGGCCGCGGCGGCGGCTGGTCCCTGGTCGGCGGCGCCCGCACCAACCTCACCGGCCTCACCGCCGACGAGATCCGCGCGCTGTTCCTCGTCGCGGGCCCCCTGGCCACCACCCCCGAACTGCGCACCGCCCTGCGCAAACTGGTCCAGGCCCTGCCGGCCACCCTCCGCGGCGGCGCCGAGGCCGCCTCGCGGGCCGCCGCCGTCGACGGCACCGACTGGTCGCGCAATCCCGTCACCGCCGACGCCCCCCACCGTGCGGCCCTCCAGCGGGCCGTGGTGGACGGCACGCGGATCCGCCTCGGATACGCGGGCGCCGGCAAACCGGCCGGGGTCCGCGAGGTCGACCCGCTCGGACTCGTGGCCAAGGCGGGGGTCGACTACCTCGTCGCCGGTACGGAGAAGGGGCTGCGCACCTTCCGGCTCAGCCGGGTCACCTCGGTCGAGCCGACCGGCGAACCCGCCCACCGGCCGCCCGGCTTCGACCTCGCCACGGCCTGGCGGGAACTGGCCGGGGCGATGGAGGACAGGCTGTACGCGGTGACCGCCCGGGCCCGCGTCGCACCCGGCGCGGTGGCGCTGCTGGCCCGGCTCTCCGGCGGCCGGCTGCGCGTCGGCGGCCCGCTGCCCGACGGCTGGACGGAGGTCTGGGTCGACGGCCCGGCGCCCAGGGCGCTGGCCGCGCACCTGTCCGGGCTGGGAGCCCGGATCGAAGTGCTCGAACCACCGGAGGTACGGGAGTTGCTGGCCCGGCTGGGCGCCGAACTCGCGGGGCTCTACGGACCGCCCCCGGACGAGGGCCCGGGGTGA
- a CDS encoding poly(A) polymerase: protein MRTSEELYHQVRWDPRFDPARFVLGLLQRGAAPKRVPLPSFVPGGDIPWHRVLFVEADGELVWDRATGVDRIDATGAGRVRDPRLLRAPFFTARTPHAWDPAAGGAWRPAQAPAPGSLGAGAPATVRLLTWNTLWDRYDGPRIATARRRPLLLADLAAADADVIALQEAEPELLRMLLAADWVRAGYTLGTDPGGRDVAECGLLVLSRLPVREAGLHALGPHKAVTAVTVDTASGPLVVAATHLTSDHTDNGELRRRAELARLTKGLSGVEASVALLGDFNDGSAGAEGPAAALGMRDAWSEVHGAADGTPTFDPVANPLAAVGSLSGRAARLDRILLRASGPASRVTGAALRGDAPGPDGLFISDHYGVEATVEFGCAGPATLDVPGTARTAVAWLPSRLPDAVHALRREHDPQSGRWPAHVNLLFGFVPESSFEEAVPLLAEVAAGTPAFTARLEGVHSFGHREDATVWLDPAAAGEAPWQELRQALAQRFPGCRERVEGYTPHLTLGRSRDPQRAVAQYAARLGGGVSERVGELAVLSRRGDGPMRPRAVVELGTGRVRWLPEPAFPDTVAAPGRAVSVTARIADALGDGVVWEAGSRRMGCALPGADLDLVAALPGTADIAEVRERVAAALPEAVRMREVTGARVPGLRLSVAGLDVDLVVVPTGTLAPAEAVARRAELDERAAVALSAVSDADAVRGFVGAEHAAFARLAREVKAWARARGLDSAPFGGLPGLAWAVLAARTVREAPGLSPAALLLEFFGTWAAWDWRDPVGLAPATAVTCPDALTVLTPSEPVRGCTAQAGPGLRDLLGRELYRAWELLDADPGSFGEVLAAPPLHRRHAAWAVVTVRTPAEREFEAALGRVRGRLRALLSALEEAGAADAHAWPHPFATGPGLARYAIGLGATPPDAAGLAAVAAPWSRGLPGVEVAWAACGEVPDPHATVDE from the coding sequence ATGCGCACCAGTGAGGAGCTCTACCACCAGGTCCGCTGGGACCCGCGTTTCGATCCCGCCCGGTTCGTCCTCGGGCTGCTCCAGCGCGGGGCCGCCCCGAAGCGCGTGCCGCTGCCGTCCTTCGTGCCCGGCGGCGACATCCCCTGGCACCGCGTGCTGTTCGTCGAGGCGGACGGTGAGCTGGTGTGGGACCGGGCCACGGGAGTGGACCGGATCGACGCCACCGGGGCCGGGCGGGTGCGCGACCCGCGCCTGCTGCGGGCGCCGTTCTTCACCGCCCGGACCCCGCACGCGTGGGATCCGGCGGCCGGCGGCGCCTGGCGGCCGGCGCAAGCACCTGCCCCGGGGAGCCTCGGGGCCGGGGCACCCGCCACGGTGCGGCTGCTGACCTGGAACACCCTCTGGGACCGCTACGACGGCCCGCGGATCGCCACCGCGCGGCGCAGGCCGCTGCTGCTGGCCGATCTGGCGGCCGCCGATGCCGATGTCATCGCGCTCCAGGAGGCCGAACCCGAACTGCTCCGGATGCTGCTGGCGGCGGACTGGGTACGGGCCGGGTACACGCTCGGCACGGATCCGGGCGGCCGGGACGTCGCCGAGTGCGGGCTGCTGGTGCTGAGCCGGCTGCCGGTGCGTGAGGCGGGGCTGCACGCGCTCGGCCCGCACAAGGCGGTCACCGCCGTGACGGTGGACACCGCGAGCGGCCCCCTCGTCGTCGCCGCGACTCACCTGACCAGCGACCACACCGACAACGGGGAGCTCCGCCGACGGGCCGAACTGGCCCGGCTCACCAAGGGGCTGAGCGGCGTCGAAGCCTCCGTGGCGCTGCTCGGCGACTTCAACGACGGCAGCGCTGGGGCCGAGGGGCCGGCCGCCGCACTGGGCATGCGGGACGCCTGGAGCGAGGTGCACGGAGCGGCGGACGGGACGCCCACCTTCGATCCGGTGGCCAATCCGCTGGCCGCGGTGGGCTCGCTGTCGGGGCGGGCGGCGCGGCTGGACCGGATCCTGCTCAGGGCCTCCGGGCCGGCCTCGCGGGTGACCGGGGCGGCGCTGCGCGGCGACGCGCCGGGCCCGGACGGGCTGTTCATCTCCGACCACTACGGCGTGGAGGCGACGGTGGAGTTCGGGTGCGCCGGGCCCGCGACGCTCGACGTGCCGGGGACGGCGCGCACGGCGGTGGCCTGGCTGCCGTCCCGCCTCCCGGACGCGGTGCACGCGCTGCGGCGGGAGCACGACCCGCAGTCCGGCCGCTGGCCCGCACACGTCAACCTGCTCTTCGGCTTCGTACCCGAGTCCTCGTTCGAGGAGGCCGTGCCGCTGCTGGCCGAAGTGGCAGCGGGGACACCGGCGTTCACCGCCCGGCTGGAGGGCGTGCACAGCTTCGGGCACCGGGAGGACGCGACCGTCTGGCTGGATCCGGCGGCGGCCGGCGAGGCGCCGTGGCAGGAGCTGCGGCAGGCGCTGGCGCAGCGGTTCCCGGGATGCCGGGAGCGCGTCGAGGGCTACACCCCGCACCTGACGCTGGGGCGCAGCCGGGATCCGCAGCGGGCGGTCGCGCAGTACGCCGCCCGCCTCGGCGGCGGCGTGTCCGAGCGGGTCGGGGAACTGGCCGTGCTCTCACGGCGCGGGGACGGGCCGATGCGGCCGCGGGCGGTCGTGGAACTGGGCACGGGACGGGTCCGGTGGCTGCCGGAGCCCGCGTTCCCGGACACCGTCGCAGCGCCCGGCCGGGCCGTCTCGGTCACGGCCCGGATCGCGGACGCGCTGGGCGACGGGGTGGTGTGGGAGGCCGGATCCCGCCGCATGGGCTGCGCGCTGCCGGGAGCGGACCTGGACCTGGTGGCGGCGCTGCCGGGCACCGCGGACATCGCGGAGGTTCGGGAGCGGGTCGCCGCGGCGCTGCCGGAGGCAGTGCGGATGCGCGAGGTGACGGGCGCACGGGTGCCGGGGCTGCGGCTGAGCGTGGCCGGACTGGACGTGGACCTGGTGGTCGTCCCCACCGGCACGCTGGCCCCGGCGGAGGCGGTGGCGCGCCGGGCGGAGCTGGACGAGCGGGCCGCGGTCGCGCTGAGCGCGGTGAGCGACGCCGATGCGGTACGGGGTTTCGTGGGGGCCGAACATGCCGCCTTCGCCCGGCTGGCGCGGGAGGTCAAGGCCTGGGCCAGAGCCCGGGGGCTGGACTCGGCGCCGTTCGGCGGACTGCCGGGGCTGGCCTGGGCGGTACTGGCGGCGCGCACGGTCCGCGAGGCCCCCGGCCTGTCTCCGGCGGCCCTGCTGCTCGAATTCTTCGGGACCTGGGCGGCCTGGGACTGGCGGGACCCGGTCGGCCTGGCGCCCGCGACTGCGGTGACGTGTCCGGACGCGTTGACGGTCCTGACCCCCTCGGAGCCGGTGCGCGGCTGCACGGCCCAGGCGGGCCCCGGACTGCGCGATCTGCTGGGGCGGGAGCTGTACCGGGCCTGGGAGCTGCTGGACGCGGATCCCGGGTCGTTCGGCGAGGTGCTGGCCGCGCCGCCGCTGCACCGGCGGCACGCCGCGTGGGCGGTGGTGACCGTACGGACGCCCGCGGAGCGGGAGTTCGAGGCGGCGCTGGGCCGGGTGCGGGGCCGTCTGCGGGCGCTGCTCAGTGCGCTGGAGGAGGCGGGCGCCGCGGACGCGCACGCCTGGCCGCACCCCTTCGCGACGGGTCCGGGCCTGGCCCGGTACGCGATCGGGCTCGGCGCGACCCCGCCCGACGCGGCGGGTCTCGCCGCCGTGGCCGCGCCGTGGTCGAGGGGCCTTCCCGGCGTGGAAGTGGCCTGGGCGGCCTGCGGCGAGGTACCGGATCCGCACGCGACTGTCGACGAGTAA
- a CDS encoding RNA ligase family protein: protein MRTHYPRTPHLPWSPGAAADDVRVAGPGAFAGLAGREVVVTEKLDGENTTLYADGLHARSLDSAHHPSRAWVKGLQGRIAARIPDGRRVCGENLYARHSLAYEDLDSWFYGFSVWDGEHCLDWDGTVRFLRGLGVPTPRVLWRGIFDERVLRKLKLDTTRQEGYVVRTVDGFAYEEFGRCVAKWVRGGHVQTGTHWMFAPVVPNGLGPAAPLWAVRSGAEADAAELLTAAGVTGAAWAGEGAEADVFAEVTARIDALGRTGEDRLAAVLAGVLHRAPRARLAARLAAGPLGMRLARRVSDLVGLYPYLQRPFPDAERRAGLVRMAAAADPGVLHALAAVTAGDAQARECVEWSALCAEEAGLLGPDPLGALRAELREPLGALGPDAADRCWAEARRAFAQGRIATAEEAVAATWRWREGTFPRLVQLCGPSGSGKSTFGRALPGVDTCISLDDLRTARGSRADQRANTEVLSEGLDRLDAALARGGTVLWDATSLTDQQRGLAGSVARRRDALVTHAVVLVGEEELLRRNAVRPHPVPPQVLDAQLHRFSPPYPGQAHRTWYIGAGGSVEDTAGTLAAPGGEL, encoded by the coding sequence ATGCGCACGCACTACCCCCGTACGCCCCATCTGCCCTGGTCTCCCGGGGCCGCGGCGGACGATGTCCGGGTGGCCGGGCCGGGGGCGTTCGCGGGGCTGGCCGGGCGTGAGGTCGTGGTGACCGAGAAGCTCGACGGGGAGAACACCACCCTGTACGCGGACGGCCTGCACGCGCGTTCGCTCGACTCGGCGCACCATCCCTCCCGGGCGTGGGTCAAGGGCCTCCAGGGCCGGATCGCCGCGCGCATCCCGGACGGGCGGCGGGTGTGCGGGGAGAACCTGTACGCCCGGCACTCGCTCGCGTACGAGGACCTCGACAGCTGGTTCTACGGGTTCTCCGTGTGGGACGGGGAGCACTGCCTGGACTGGGACGGGACCGTACGGTTCCTGCGGGGGCTCGGCGTACCCACTCCGCGCGTGCTGTGGCGGGGCATCTTCGACGAGCGCGTGCTGCGCAAGCTGAAGCTCGACACCACACGGCAAGAGGGATACGTCGTACGGACGGTGGACGGCTTCGCGTACGAGGAATTCGGCCGGTGCGTGGCCAAGTGGGTGCGCGGCGGACACGTACAGACCGGTACGCACTGGATGTTCGCGCCGGTGGTGCCGAACGGGCTCGGTCCCGCGGCCCCCTTGTGGGCGGTCCGCTCCGGGGCCGAGGCCGATGCGGCGGAGCTGCTGACCGCGGCCGGGGTGACGGGTGCGGCGTGGGCCGGCGAGGGCGCCGAGGCCGATGTGTTCGCCGAAGTCACCGCCCGGATCGACGCGTTGGGCCGTACCGGCGAGGACCGGCTGGCCGCGGTACTGGCCGGTGTACTGCACCGCGCGCCGCGGGCGCGGCTCGCGGCGCGGCTCGCGGCGGGACCGCTCGGGATGCGGCTCGCGCGGCGGGTCTCGGACCTGGTCGGGCTGTACCCGTACCTCCAGCGGCCGTTCCCGGACGCGGAACGGCGGGCGGGGCTGGTCCGGATGGCCGCCGCGGCCGATCCGGGGGTGCTGCACGCGCTCGCCGCCGTGACGGCCGGGGACGCGCAGGCCCGCGAGTGCGTGGAGTGGTCCGCGCTGTGCGCCGAGGAGGCGGGGCTGCTCGGCCCCGACCCGCTCGGCGCCCTGCGCGCGGAGCTCCGGGAGCCGCTGGGCGCGCTCGGTCCGGACGCGGCCGACCGCTGCTGGGCCGAGGCGCGGCGGGCCTTCGCGCAGGGCCGGATCGCCACGGCCGAGGAGGCGGTGGCGGCGACCTGGCGATGGCGTGAGGGAACGTTTCCCCGGCTGGTGCAGCTGTGCGGGCCCTCGGGCAGCGGCAAGAGCACCTTCGGCCGCGCCCTGCCCGGCGTGGACACCTGCATCAGTCTCGACGACCTGCGCACCGCCCGGGGTTCGCGCGCGGACCAGCGGGCCAACACGGAGGTGCTGAGCGAGGGCCTCGACCGGCTCGACGCCGCGCTGGCCCGCGGGGGCACGGTCCTGTGGGACGCCACCTCGCTCACCGACCAGCAGCGCGGGCTGGCGGGCTCGGTCGCCCGCCGCCGCGACGCACTGGTCACCCATGCCGTCGTACTCGTCGGCGAGGAGGAGCTGCTGCGGCGCAATGCCGTGCGCCCGCATCCGGTTCCGCCGCAGGTCCTGGACGCCCAGCTGCACCGGTTCAGCCCGCCGTATCCCGGTCAGGCGCACCGGACCTGGTACATCGGCGCGGGCGGCAGCGTCGAGGACACGGCCGGCACGCTGGCCGCGCCGGGCGGGGAGCTGTGA
- a CDS encoding DUF418 domain-containing protein, with protein MSRPGAGTAGSGRLAGVDAVRGLAVLGMFAVHVGPGPQPEGAGYVIVAADGRAPALFTLLAGFSLVLAQRGLDPAARPAGWSGRYRPLLIRCTVLAVLGLFLASLWPGILVILAFFAVYFLAAEPFTRLSAPVLTAVAGVSVVAGPLLSFLLGPVFGHEASGRGLVPEAAGLTSWAGLGEVLCELLLTGAYPLATYLPYVLAGMALARLCDIRERTVALRMAVWGTAAAVAGYGSAWLATHVFGARERLLAAIAVHHPEALTAADPVHEVLGGQYGAIPSTSWDWLLLADPYSQTPPETLGNAGVGCALIGLCALAARRRLGARLLRPFTVLGAMALSAYVVHALVLAGPAHGAGSWSAWLAFSAAALTLTWAWQRACADSPLRRGPLEHALRLATRPRGGVRASASKRAHPYG; from the coding sequence GTGAGCCGTCCGGGGGCGGGAACGGCAGGGTCCGGCCGGCTCGCGGGAGTGGACGCGGTGCGCGGCCTCGCCGTCCTCGGCATGTTCGCCGTGCACGTCGGCCCCGGCCCCCAGCCCGAAGGCGCCGGTTACGTGATCGTCGCGGCCGACGGACGCGCCCCGGCTCTCTTCACCCTCCTCGCCGGCTTCTCCCTGGTCCTGGCCCAGCGCGGGCTCGACCCGGCGGCGCGGCCCGCCGGTTGGAGCGGGCGCTACCGTCCGCTGCTGATCCGCTGCACCGTCCTGGCCGTGCTCGGCCTGTTCCTGGCCTCGCTGTGGCCCGGGATCCTGGTCATCCTGGCCTTCTTCGCCGTGTACTTCCTCGCCGCCGAACCCTTCACCCGACTCTCCGCGCCGGTGCTCACCGCCGTCGCGGGGGTCTCGGTGGTGGCGGGCCCGCTGCTGTCCTTCCTGCTGGGCCCGGTGTTCGGGCACGAGGCCTCCGGGCGCGGCCTGGTCCCCGAGGCCGCCGGTCTGACCAGCTGGGCCGGGCTGGGCGAGGTGCTGTGCGAGCTGCTGCTCACCGGTGCGTATCCACTGGCCACCTACCTCCCGTACGTTCTCGCCGGGATGGCGCTCGCCCGCCTGTGCGACATCCGGGAGCGGACGGTGGCGCTGCGGATGGCGGTGTGGGGCACGGCGGCGGCCGTGGCGGGCTACGGCTCCGCCTGGCTCGCCACCCACGTGTTCGGCGCCCGGGAGCGGCTCCTGGCGGCGATCGCCGTCCACCACCCGGAGGCCCTGACCGCCGCCGACCCGGTACACGAGGTGCTGGGCGGGCAGTACGGCGCCATTCCCAGCACCTCCTGGGACTGGCTCCTCCTGGCCGACCCGTACAGCCAGACGCCGCCGGAGACGCTCGGCAACGCGGGCGTGGGCTGTGCGCTCATCGGCCTGTGCGCCCTCGCCGCCCGCCGCCGACTGGGCGCCCGCCTGCTGCGGCCGTTCACGGTGCTCGGGGCCATGGCGCTGAGCGCGTACGTGGTCCACGCCCTGGTCCTGGCCGGCCCGGCCCACGGCGCGGGGTCCTGGTCCGCGTGGCTGGCCTTCAGCGCCGCCGCACTGACCCTGACCTGGGCCTGGCAGCGTGCCTGCGCCGACAGCCCCCTCCGCCGCGGCCCCCTGGAACACGCCCTCCGCCTGGCGACCCGGCCCCGCGGCGGAGTACGGGCGAGCGCGAGCAAGCGAGCGCACCCGTACGGGTGA